The following coding sequences lie in one Fusarium poae strain DAOMC 252244 chromosome 1, whole genome shotgun sequence genomic window:
- a CDS encoding hypothetical protein (BUSCO:4601at5125) — protein MASHGGNMLSLANLQSLLAGIVGAALSTLCLTSVFSSKSQDEAPGLIKSFFLFFYSSFLKPHQGDSKGNQQDALESFYKKQAGAYDATRKVLLRGREDMLALVAAQIQAKLKDTDAKNDKKTKRVWVDIGGGTGFNIEAMGTFVDVPTFFSSVYLVDFSPSLCEVAKKRFDRLGWKNVKVVCEDARKFRLEDYESGMPSKPIPPRSPALSYFDKPRPDFGGADLITMSYSLSMIPDYYSVIDSVTSLLSPQGIMGVVDFYVQNKVDFAFRNYTGGLVDRHVNFLSRNFWRSWFDLDRVGLEPSRRDYLEYKFGTVLNVNTRNKGLGAIPYYIWLGCHKKPFSSSSLPHEIVERIDALVTESPYLYPANHGDALTRAIERSAPEIRSKAFLTAVSNLSSNLPLPSFFYQNHHWRIYYDEQLPKHTQFKDEYIYAFTWEDTRVDERILKLDAEDKVLAITSAGDNILSYLLQSPARVHAVDLNPTQNHLLELKAASYTALPYDDFWKIFGDGKHPRFRELLITKLSPHLSGRAFQYWLKNVRVFQNSSGYGLYDTGGSRHAIRVFRWIARIFGLQKAVKQLLEAKTLNEQREIWRHKIRPALLSKLVCNLVVSQESFLWAALGVPKNQLAMIEADHANSDLVKGPKPAAKNTRSHAIWHYMVNTLDPVAEETHIAADNPYYYVCMDGKFSPKCHPDYLSPRAHAKLSRPSALDGLRIHTDELEEVIARITPGTLTVAVVMDSMDWFDTGSRAAAAQITKLNRALAMGGRVLLRSSALTPWYIKEFESHGFTPKQHGARTDGACIDRVNMYASCWICTKSENLPPPTPEMDRVGGCEITSLTI, from the exons ATGGCTTCTCAT GGTGGTAACATGTTATCTTTGGCTAACCTCCAGTCTCTGCTGGCCGGCATCGTTGGAGCTGCCCTCAGTACGCTCTGTCTTACCTCGGTCTTCTCCAGTAAGAGTCAGGACGAAGCCCCGGGCTTGATCAAatctttcttcctcttcttttactcttctttcctcaaACCCCACCAGGGCGACTCCAAGGGCAACCAACAAGATGCCCTTGAGAGCTTCTATAAGAAGCAAGCCGGCGCTTACGATGCTACCCGAAAGGTACTCCTTCGTGGCAGAGAGGATATGCTGGCGCTTGTTGCCGCGCAAATTCAGGCGAAGCTAAAGGACACGGACGCTAAGAATGATAAAAAGACGAAGCGAGTCTGGGTCGAC ATTGGCGGCGGTACTGGTTTCAACATTGAGGCTATGGGCACCTTCGTCGATGTCCCTACTTTCTTCTCTAGCGTATACCTCGTTGACTTTTCCCCGTCTCTTTGTGAAGTGGCAAAGAAGCGATTCGACCGTCTTGGCTGGAAGAATGTCAAGGTGGTATGTGAAGATGCTCGCAAGTTTCGTCTTGAGGATTATGAATCTGGCATGCCCTCGAAGCCAATTCCACCTCGTTCTCCAGCCCTGAGCTATTTCGACAAGCCGCGTCCTGATTTCGGCGGAGCAGACTTGATCACAATGTCATACAGTCTGTCCATGATC CCTGACTATTACTCAGTCATCGATTCGGTGACTTCTCTCCTGTCGCCTCAAGGTATCATGGGCGTTGTGGACTTTTATGTCCAGAATAAGGTCGACTTTGCCTTCCGAAACTACACTGGAGGTCTTGTGGATCGTCACGTCAACTTCTTGTCGCGAAACTTTTGGCGGTCCTGGTTTGACCTTGACCGGGTTGGCCTTGAACCCAGTCGCCGAGATTATCTCGAGTACAAGTTTGGCACTGTTCTCAACGTCAACACTCGCAACAAAGGATTGGGGGCCATTCCATACTATATTTGGCTTGGTTGCCACAAAAAACCTTTCTCATCGTCCAGTCTCCCCCATGAGATCGTTGAGCGCATTGATGCTTTGGTTACGGAGTCCCCTTACCTGTATCCCGCCAACCATGGAGATGCTTTGACTCGTGCTATCGAAAGATCTGCACCTGAAATTCGATCCAAGGCATTCCTGACTGCTGTTTCCAACCTTTCTTCCAACTTACCTCTACCTTCCTTCTTTTATCAGAATCACCACTGGCGCATCTACTACGACGAGCAGCTTCCCAAGCATACCCAATTCAAGGATGAATATATATATGCTTTTACTTGGGAAGATACGCGCGTTGATGAACGTATTCTGAAACTTGATGCTGAAGACAAGGTTCTTGCCATCACTTCCGCCGGCGACAACATTCTCTCATACCTCCTTCAAAGCCCTGCTCGTGTTCATGCAGTCGATCTGAACCCCACCCAAAATCATCTTCTCGAGCTCAAGGCAGCTTCATATACTGCCCTACCTTATGATGATTTCTGGAAGATTTTTGGGGATGGCAAGCATCCTCGTTTTCGTGAGCTTCTCATCACCAAGCTTTCGCCCCATCTTTCAGGTCGCGCATTCCAGTATTGGCTCAAGAACGTCCGCGTATTCCAGAACAGCAGTGGTTATGGCCTCTATGACACTGGAGGCTCCCGTCACGCAATCCGCGTTTTCCGTTGGATTGCCCGAATATTTGGTCTGCAGAAAGCTGTGAAGCAGCTCCTTGAGGCGAAGACCCTCAATGAGCAGCGGGAGATTTGGCGACACAAGATTCGACCTGCGCTTCTCTCCAAGCTTGTTTGCAATTTGGTAGTATCTCAAGAGAGTTTCCTCTGGGCTGCGCTCGGTGTCCCCAAGAACCAGTTAGCCATGATCGAGGCTGATCATGCCAACTCCGATTTGGTTAAGGGCCCTAAGCCCGCTGCTAAGAACACTCGTTCTCATGCCATCTGGCACTACATGGTCAACACTCTTGACCCTGTTGCAGAGGAGACTCATATCGCCGCCGATAACCCTTACTATTATGTCTGCATGGATGGCAAATTTTCACCAAAGTGTCATCCAGACTATCTCAGTCCCCGGGCCCACGCAAAACTCTCTCGCCCTAGCGCTCTCGACGGTCTCCGTATCCATACCGATGAGCTTGAGGAAGTTATCGCGCGTATCACTCCTGGCACTTTGACTGTTGCTGTAGTCATGGACAGCATGGACTGGTTTGATACTGGATCCCGAGCCGCTGCCGCTCAGATCACAAAGCTGAACCGAGCATTGGCAATGGGTGGCCGTGTGCTCCTTCGCTCTTCCGCATTGACCCCTTGGTATATCAAGGAATTCGAAAGTCATGGATTCACCCCCAAGCAACACGGTGCT